A genomic segment from Alistipes senegalensis JC50 encodes:
- a CDS encoding relaxase/mobilization nuclease domain-containing protein, with the protein MIGKIIAGSSFGATVGYVMKEQSRILGFEGIEPPGVQDMVRDFKDQTLLNPRIKNAVGHISLSFSPKDADRLTDPVMAQIAREYMERMGIRNTQFLIVRHTDQAHPHCHIVYNRVGNNGQTILDKNIKIRNSKVCKELTAKYGLYYPRGKEQVRRERLREPDKTKYTIYDAIRGCLPGCKSWGDLEKRLQERGITTTFKYCGNTDRRQGVLFGMSGYTFSGSKIDRAFSFSKLDRHFSQAQRIVTPIVQPRYSAQAIGNLSVAVSHYRSAVTGLFGSRGNSGESVDLGGFGVADGVTLPPGGYCGSIAPEQMQRQIGESHEEHIARVTALIRQATEAMLVEQMERSRRIREQRTKKRQIKIHR; encoded by the coding sequence ATGATCGGTAAGATTATCGCCGGATCATCCTTTGGTGCGACGGTCGGCTATGTAATGAAAGAGCAGTCGCGGATATTGGGATTCGAAGGTATTGAGCCGCCGGGCGTGCAGGATATGGTGCGCGATTTCAAAGACCAGACGCTATTGAATCCCCGGATCAAAAATGCGGTCGGACATATATCGTTATCCTTCTCCCCGAAAGATGCCGACCGGCTGACCGACCCGGTTATGGCGCAGATTGCACGCGAGTATATGGAGCGCATGGGGATTCGGAACACGCAGTTTTTGATTGTCCGGCACACGGATCAAGCGCATCCGCATTGTCATATTGTCTACAACCGGGTCGGAAACAACGGGCAGACCATATTGGACAAGAATATCAAAATCCGAAACAGCAAGGTTTGCAAGGAGCTTACAGCCAAATACGGGCTTTACTACCCAAGAGGCAAGGAGCAGGTACGGCGCGAACGGTTGCGCGAGCCGGACAAGACCAAGTACACCATTTACGACGCTATCCGGGGTTGTCTGCCCGGCTGCAAGTCGTGGGGCGATCTGGAGAAACGATTGCAGGAACGAGGTATTACGACCACATTCAAGTATTGCGGCAATACCGACCGCAGGCAGGGCGTATTGTTTGGTATGAGCGGCTACACCTTTTCCGGCTCGAAGATCGACCGGGCTTTCAGCTTCTCCAAGTTAGACCGTCATTTCTCGCAGGCACAGCGGATCGTTACTCCCATCGTACAGCCCCGCTATTCGGCGCAGGCGATCGGGAATTTATCGGTAGCAGTTAGCCATTACCGTTCGGCGGTCACCGGGCTGTTCGGCAGTCGCGGTAATTCGGGCGAATCCGTCGATTTGGGCGGCTTCGGCGTGGCGGACGGTGTAACTTTACCGCCGGGCGGGTATTGCGGCTCAATCGCCCCGGAACAAATGCAGCGGCAGATCGGAGAATCCCACGAAGAACACATAGCCCGCGTTACGGCTTTGATCCGGCAGGCAACCGAAGCGATGCTGGTCGAGCAGATGGAGCGCAGCCGAAGAATCCGGGAACAGCGAACCAAGAAACGTCAAATTAAAATACATCGTTAA
- a CDS encoding helix-turn-helix domain-containing protein, producing MEHEISMEQRLNRIEQLLAGQKNVLTFDEACTYTGISRTYMYKLTCGSRIPHYKPNGKNIYFDRAELEH from the coding sequence ATGGAACATGAAATCAGTATGGAGCAGCGGCTGAACCGCATCGAGCAGTTGCTCGCAGGGCAGAAAAATGTCCTCACTTTCGACGAGGCTTGCACCTACACCGGAATCTCCCGAACTTACATGTACAAGCTCACCTGCGGGAGCCGTATCCCGCATTACAAACCCAACGGCAAAAACATCTATTTCGACCGGGCGGAGTTGGAGCACTGA
- the mobC gene encoding plasmid mobilization relaxosome protein MobC: MTQLKGIARNLNQLTRSANAGGFTTVIVSHTAIITEIEDFLKQVRHDR; the protein is encoded by the coding sequence ATGACGCAGTTGAAAGGCATTGCCCGCAACCTCAATCAACTCACACGCTCGGCCAATGCCGGCGGGTTTACGACGGTAATTGTGTCCCACACGGCAATCATTACCGAGATCGAGGACTTTCTAAAACAGGTGCGCCATGATCGGTAA